From Firmicutes bacterium HGW-Firmicutes-1, one genomic window encodes:
- a CDS encoding glycine/betaine ABC transporter substrate-binding protein, producing the protein MFKFKNKLSLLFISAILIGALSGCSGGGKKNTEIVLLEGQFSEIDILMQMAGILIEENTDLTVTFHDSMNTVAAANALTSEEVDLYVSYDGTLLTTILGHDPSDVPEGEDLFEWTNVKGIEEKGLILISKFGFENTYALALDKGFAKEKNISTISELKPFTENLIFGAEHEFFDEEGTMRFNPFNKHYGIEWKDSSSIDIGLKYAAMDSGNIDVTMVYSTDGLNKKSNLLILKDDLSFFPQYYGSFLTRTTLFDEFADTAPNLKELLVSLEGVVDNETMIEMNYAVDAEGLKPYDVAKAFLVEQGLSK; encoded by the coding sequence ATGTTTAAATTTAAAAACAAACTTTCTTTACTATTCATTTCAGCAATATTGATTGGAGCACTTTCGGGTTGTAGTGGAGGTGGAAAGAAAAACACAGAAATTGTTTTATTAGAAGGACAATTTTCTGAGATTGATATTTTAATGCAGATGGCAGGAATCTTGATCGAAGAAAATACTGATTTAACCGTAACATTTCATGACTCCATGAATACTGTAGCAGCAGCAAATGCGCTAACATCTGAAGAGGTTGATCTTTATGTAAGTTATGACGGAACGCTTTTAACCACTATTTTAGGACATGATCCAAGTGATGTACCAGAAGGTGAAGATTTATTTGAGTGGACAAATGTAAAAGGTATTGAAGAAAAGGGACTTATATTAATTAGTAAATTTGGCTTCGAAAATACATATGCTTTAGCCCTTGACAAAGGATTTGCTAAAGAAAAGAATATAAGCACAATAAGTGAACTAAAACCATTTACTGAAAATTTGATATTTGGTGCAGAGCATGAATTTTTTGATGAAGAGGGTACAATGAGATTCAATCCATTTAATAAGCACTATGGAATTGAATGGAAAGACAGTAGTTCTATTGATATTGGGCTAAAATATGCAGCAATGGACAGTGGTAATATCGATGTAACTATGGTTTACTCAACAGATGGCTTAAACAAAAAATCCAATTTACTTATCTTGAAAGATGATCTTTCCTTCTTTCCTCAATACTATGGTTCGTTTTTAACCAGAACTACATTGTTTGATGAATTTGCAGATACAGCTCCAAACCTTAAAGAATTATTAGTGAGTTTAGAAGGGGTAGTTGATAATGAAACTATGATTGAAATGAACTATGCCGTAGATGCAGAAGGTTTAAAGCCTTATGATGTTGCGAAAGCATTCTTAGTTGAACAAGGTCTATCTAAGTAA
- a CDS encoding ABC transporter permease: protein MEMRFVLQHLYLVGVACIFTTILGLILGAIAYMFKPTRSVILWSVDIMQTIPVLALLGLIMLFFGATSTTVIIGIVLYSLLPIVRNTYSGLNNIDEGIKEAAKGMGMTKLQRLFKVEFPLSFPIVFTGVRIAVVTSIGTAVFGAVVGGGGLGSTISRAILIQDMTTLIQATLTLMVMAVVFDFGLGHIEKGLKAR, encoded by the coding sequence ATGGAAATGAGATTTGTATTGCAACACTTATATTTAGTAGGCGTAGCGTGCATATTTACGACTATATTAGGTCTCATACTTGGGGCGATCGCTTATATGTTCAAACCTACCCGATCAGTTATTTTATGGAGCGTTGACATCATGCAGACAATACCAGTTCTTGCCTTACTCGGCTTAATAATGCTTTTCTTTGGGGCCACAAGTACCACAGTTATTATTGGAATTGTGTTGTATTCTTTGCTTCCAATTGTGAGGAATACCTATAGTGGATTGAATAATATCGACGAAGGTATTAAAGAAGCAGCAAAAGGTATGGGTATGACTAAGTTACAGCGACTTTTTAAAGTTGAGTTTCCCTTATCCTTTCCTATCGTCTTTACGGGGGTTCGGATTGCAGTAGTAACTTCCATAGGTACAGCAGTATTTGGAGCAGTAGTGGGAGGAGGAGGACTAGGATCAACAATTAGCAGAGCTATATTAATACAAGATATGACGACATTAATTCAGGCTACATTAACACTTATGGTAATGGCGGTAGTCTTTGATTTTGGTTTGGGGCACATAGAAAAAGGTTTAAAAGCAAGATAA
- a CDS encoding choline ABC transporter permease, with translation MISFLEKYGDKLVHAIIVHLQYVFVSVAIGFIIALILGIVLSRFPKISKIVIPIIGVFQTIPGLVFIGVLFIFIGMKPITVIIALSIYAIFPILKNTYTGILSVDESLKEAARGCGMSNMQILFKVEIPLAMSAIISGLRMSTIYTVSWAVLAAMIGLGGLGEFIYRGIDTNNNVLIIGGALPAAVIAIILGLLIDFIQSKITPRGLKGRT, from the coding sequence ATTATAAGCTTTTTAGAAAAATATGGAGATAAATTAGTTCATGCTATCATAGTACATCTTCAATATGTTTTTGTTTCAGTGGCCATTGGATTTATAATAGCATTAATACTTGGAATAGTACTATCCAGATTTCCTAAGATATCAAAGATAGTCATTCCTATAATTGGAGTTTTTCAGACGATTCCGGGTTTGGTTTTTATTGGTGTGCTTTTTATATTTATAGGGATGAAGCCAATAACTGTTATCATTGCACTATCCATTTATGCGATTTTTCCGATTTTAAAAAATACCTACACGGGCATACTTAGCGTGGATGAAAGCTTAAAGGAGGCTGCACGTGGATGTGGTATGAGCAATATGCAAATTCTATTCAAAGTTGAAATTCCACTTGCTATGAGTGCCATCATCAGTGGCCTTAGGATGTCTACGATATATACAGTAAGCTGGGCAGTATTGGCTGCGATGATAGGTCTTGGTGGTTTGGGAGAATTCATCTATAGAGGAATTGATACAAATAACAATGTTTTAATCATTGGTGGGGCGCTTCCAGCAGCTGTGATTGCTATTATTTTAGGTTTGCTTATTGACTTCATTCAAAGTAAAATTACGCCAAGAGGTCTGAAAGGGAGGACATAA
- a CDS encoding osmoprotectant, producing the protein MIVYENVSKKYNNVKVIDNLNLTINDGEFVVLIGPSGCGKTTTLKLINKLIKMDEGTIFIDDKNIMNIDAVELRREIGYVIQQIGLFPNMTIEENISVVPKLLKWSKERCNQRVRELLELVNMPYEENAHKYPNELSGGQQQRVGVLRALAGEPPIILMDEPFGALDPITRENLQDELKLLQKKLHKTIIFVTHDMDEAVNMADKIVFMSKGKILQVAAPEEMLNNPADPIISNFLGKITSSSNDNDLTCADVMKKKVLIVLETKKTLECISLMKQRELNSAVVVDSNDRFKGVVTIENIRAHGKPGEMVSTIVDSNIETVMITTNAKHAFDRLIETKSDYLVVLDENDSVAGIITGSSITKALASVVWGGII; encoded by the coding sequence ATGATTGTTTACGAGAATGTTAGTAAAAAGTACAATAATGTAAAAGTTATTGATAACCTAAACTTAACAATTAACGATGGAGAGTTTGTTGTACTCATTGGACCTTCTGGTTGTGGTAAAACTACAACGCTAAAATTAATAAATAAATTAATCAAAATGGATGAAGGTACTATTTTCATTGATGATAAAAACATTATGAATATCGATGCAGTTGAGCTTCGTAGAGAAATTGGTTATGTTATTCAACAAATAGGTCTTTTCCCTAACATGACCATTGAAGAGAACATATCTGTTGTGCCTAAATTGTTAAAGTGGAGCAAAGAGAGATGTAATCAAAGGGTACGTGAACTGTTAGAACTTGTGAATATGCCATATGAAGAAAATGCGCATAAATATCCAAATGAATTAAGTGGGGGGCAACAACAGCGTGTTGGTGTTCTAAGAGCACTTGCAGGGGAACCACCTATTATATTAATGGATGAACCTTTTGGTGCGCTTGATCCCATTACAAGAGAAAACCTACAAGATGAACTGAAGTTACTACAAAAGAAATTACATAAAACCATTATATTTGTGACACATGATATGGATGAAGCGGTTAATATGGCTGATAAGATTGTATTTATGTCCAAAGGTAAAATATTGCAAGTAGCTGCACCAGAAGAGATGCTTAACAATCCAGCAGATCCAATCATTAGTAACTTTTTAGGGAAAATCACTTCTTCTTCAAATGATAATGATTTGACTTGTGCTGATGTTATGAAGAAAAAAGTATTAATTGTACTAGAGACCAAAAAAACGCTTGAATGTATTTCCCTCATGAAGCAGAGAGAGTTGAATTCAGCAGTTGTTGTGGATTCCAACGATAGATTCAAAGGTGTAGTGACTATTGAAAATATAAGGGCACATGGTAAGCCTGGTGAGATGGTATCTACGATTGTGGATAGCAATATTGAAACTGTTATGATTACCACCAATGCGAAACATGCTTTTGATAGATTGATTGAAACCAAGTCCGATTATCTCGTCGTATTAGATGAAAATGACTCAGTTGCGGGTATAATAACTGGAAGTAGCATAACGAAAGCCTTAGCAAGTGTAGTTTGGGGGGGGATAATTTGA
- a CDS encoding GntR family transcriptional regulator, producing the protein MPEEQIIKPLYQQIAIDIANRIANGEFAVGSKIHGRSTLASQYNVSPETIRRAIILLEDVFIVEVYQGSGIVVKSRNDAYKFIEKFKNIDSLNYIKKDILTIIQNKRKMNEDLELKINKLIDFSERFKNTNPFSPIEIGIGNSCKLLEKTIAEVNFWQNTGATIIAIRREGQIILSPGPYALFTEGDIFIFIGDENAYERIIGYLNN; encoded by the coding sequence ATGCCAGAGGAACAAATCATAAAACCTTTATATCAACAAATAGCAATTGATATAGCAAATAGAATAGCGAATGGGGAATTTGCAGTCGGATCAAAGATTCATGGGAGATCAACGTTAGCAAGTCAATATAATGTTTCGCCAGAAACTATACGCAGAGCAATTATATTGTTAGAGGATGTATTTATCGTTGAGGTATATCAAGGAAGCGGAATAGTTGTGAAATCAAGAAACGATGCATATAAATTTATAGAAAAATTTAAAAACATAGATTCCTTGAATTATATCAAGAAGGATATTTTAACCATAATTCAAAATAAAAGAAAAATGAATGAAGATTTAGAATTAAAAATCAACAAACTAATAGATTTTTCTGAAAGATTTAAGAATACGAATCCCTTTTCACCAATTGAAATTGGCATTGGTAATTCGTGTAAGCTCTTAGAAAAGACTATTGCAGAAGTAAATTTTTGGCAGAATACGGGAGCTACGATTATAGCCATTAGAAGAGAGGGGCAGATTATACTTTCTCCCGGTCCATATGCGCTATTTACAGAAGGAGATATTTTTATATTTATTGGAGATGAGAATGCATACGAACGTATTATTGGGTACCTCAATAATTAA
- a CDS encoding RlmI/RlmK family 23S rRNA methyltransferase, producing MKNEVDLNIKSKHIKKYKMGYPLISKEAIIDFEKVGEEGTLVNLFAENKKFIGKGYYGKQNKGAGWILSREENEKIDQIFFENRIKSAIDRRKRYYNDTDTTAFRVFNGEGDGIGGLTIDYFDGYYLINWYSKGIYEFKDDILNSLYKLVEYKAVYQKKRFDDEGKYIEEDDFVSGKRAEFPIIVKENGVKFSIYLNDGPMVGVFLDQREVRKKLRDKYAKGKSVLNTFSYTGAFSVFAALGGAYKTTSVDLANRSLSKTRENFIINGIDCEAQDIIVEDVFHYFKYAIKKNLKFDIVILDPPSFARSKKHTFSVTKDYVGLLKEAIEITEDNGIMIASTNCSNFDIDMFKVFIDKAFKEINEKYEIVEEFSLPEDFRGIKEFKEGNYLKVVFIKK from the coding sequence ATGAAAAATGAAGTCGATTTAAATATAAAATCTAAGCATATAAAAAAGTATAAAATGGGATACCCCTTAATATCAAAAGAAGCAATCATTGACTTTGAGAAAGTTGGGGAAGAAGGAACACTTGTTAATCTCTTCGCTGAAAACAAGAAATTTATTGGAAAAGGGTATTATGGAAAACAGAATAAGGGAGCAGGATGGATTTTAAGTAGAGAAGAAAACGAAAAGATAGATCAAATTTTTTTTGAGAATAGGATTAAGTCGGCAATAGATAGACGAAAAAGATATTATAATGATACTGATACTACTGCTTTTAGGGTATTTAATGGGGAAGGTGATGGAATAGGCGGCTTAACAATCGATTATTTCGATGGCTATTACTTGATTAATTGGTATAGTAAGGGAATCTATGAGTTTAAAGATGACATTTTAAATTCACTTTATAAATTGGTTGAATATAAAGCGGTTTACCAGAAAAAAAGATTTGATGATGAGGGAAAATATATTGAGGAAGATGATTTTGTTAGTGGAAAAAGAGCGGAATTTCCAATTATAGTGAAAGAAAATGGTGTAAAATTTTCAATCTATTTAAATGATGGGCCAATGGTTGGCGTGTTTTTAGATCAAAGAGAGGTAAGGAAGAAACTTAGAGATAAATATGCAAAAGGAAAAAGTGTTTTAAATACATTTTCGTATACTGGAGCTTTTTCGGTATTTGCAGCACTAGGGGGCGCGTATAAGACGACGAGTGTCGATCTTGCGAATAGAAGTTTAAGTAAGACGAGAGAGAATTTTATTATAAACGGAATTGATTGTGAAGCTCAGGATATCATTGTTGAAGATGTATTTCATTATTTTAAATATGCTATTAAGAAAAATCTAAAGTTTGATATCGTTATTCTTGATCCTCCAAGTTTTGCCAGATCTAAAAAGCATACTTTCAGTGTGACAAAGGATTATGTTGGTTTGTTGAAGGAAGCTATAGAAATAACAGAGGACAATGGTATTATGATTGCTTCCACAAATTGTAGTAATTTCGATATAGATATGTTTAAGGTGTTTATTGATAAAGCTTTTAAAGAAATAAATGAGAAGTATGAGATAGTGGAAGAATTTTCCTTGCCAGAAGATTTTAGAGGGATAAAAGAATTTAAAGAAGGTAATTATCTAAAGGTTGTTTTTATTAAGAAATAA
- a CDS encoding peptidoglycan-binding protein, which yields MESLLENEVEKSAEQEEQQEQQEQQEQQEEQEKQEEQEKQEKQEKQEKQEEQEEREEQEQEEQEQKPEDKPLKNYKKFVLHIIITLCILLGIYFVMTVFFMNHFYFGSEINGINVSGKSVKNVKILMISELENYSLNLKERGGKSEQIKATEVGLKYNLLEFNELKDWQNQNPFNWILAYFNKNDYEMTVRVTYDELLLKERIDKLSCLDSRNIIEPRNPSFQYVDGYYVIVDEISGNKVDQSKLYAHLSDTLSKAEVELDLELIRCYIEPKYNYKSQKTIEVKNILNQYASSTIIYTFGNSKEVLDGSIINKWLIVDENFDVAINERKVEEYIDVLSEKYNTIGRTRNIKTSSGEAIQIDGGDFANSIHKDIEMQNLISTIKKGSTTILEPSYCDIGNTYVEISLTKQHIWFYKSDALLVEGNIVTGNVSSGHATPVGVYTLKRKAKNVVLRGPDYAAPVTFWMPFNGGIGMHDANWRSKFGGNIYETDGSHGCINCSYDVVNVIYDNIDTGTPVICY from the coding sequence ATGGAAAGTCTATTAGAAAATGAAGTGGAGAAATCAGCAGAACAAGAAGAACAGCAAGAACAGCAAGAACAGCAAGAACAGCAAGAAGAACAAGAAAAACAAGAAGAACAAGAAAAACAAGAAAAACAAGAAAAACAAGAAAAACAAGAAGAACAAGAAGAACGAGAAGAACAAGAGCAGGAAGAACAAGAACAAAAACCAGAAGATAAACCATTAAAAAACTACAAGAAATTTGTTCTACACATCATAATTACTCTTTGCATTTTACTCGGCATCTATTTTGTTATGACAGTATTTTTCATGAATCATTTTTATTTTGGCTCTGAAATTAATGGAATAAATGTTTCAGGGAAATCGGTAAAGAATGTAAAAATTCTAATGATATCAGAGCTTGAGAATTATAGTTTAAACCTTAAAGAGCGAGGAGGAAAAAGCGAACAAATAAAAGCCACTGAGGTAGGTTTGAAGTATAATTTGCTTGAGTTTAATGAACTTAAAGATTGGCAAAATCAAAATCCTTTTAACTGGATTTTAGCATATTTCAATAAAAATGATTACGAAATGACCGTAAGAGTTACATATGATGAGCTACTATTAAAGGAACGAATAGATAAGCTCTCTTGCCTTGATAGCAGAAATATTATCGAACCTAGAAATCCCAGTTTTCAATACGTAGATGGCTATTATGTAATTGTAGATGAAATCTCTGGAAACAAGGTAGATCAATCGAAATTATATGCTCATTTGTCGGATACATTATCTAAGGCGGAAGTAGAGCTTGATTTGGAATTAATCAGGTGCTACATAGAGCCGAAGTATAATTATAAGTCACAAAAGACAATAGAGGTTAAAAATATCCTTAATCAGTACGCATCTTCAACAATTATCTATACTTTCGGAAACAGTAAAGAAGTTTTAGACGGTTCCATAATAAATAAATGGCTAATAGTTGATGAAAATTTTGATGTTGCAATCAATGAGAGGAAAGTGGAAGAGTATATAGATGTATTATCAGAAAAATACAATACGATCGGAAGGACAAGAAACATTAAAACATCTTCAGGTGAAGCAATACAAATCGATGGAGGTGATTTTGCAAACTCTATTCATAAAGATATAGAAATGCAAAATTTGATTTCAACTATTAAAAAAGGATCAACTACTATACTGGAACCCTCATACTGTGATATCGGCAATACCTATGTAGAAATAAGTTTGACCAAGCAGCATATATGGTTTTATAAAAGTGACGCGCTTCTTGTAGAAGGGAATATTGTTACGGGCAATGTAAGTAGCGGTCATGCAACACCGGTAGGCGTATACACATTAAAAAGAAAAGCAAAGAATGTTGTATTAAGAGGTCCAGATTACGCAGCTCCGGTTACCTTTTGGATGCCTTTTAACGGAGGTATAGGAATGCATGATGCAAATTGGAGAAGTAAGTTTGGAGGAAATATTTATGAGACAGATGGGTCTCATGGTTGTATAAATTGTTCCTACGATGTAGTAAATGTAATTTACGATAATATTGATACTGGGACTCCTGTTATTTGTTATTAA
- a CDS encoding small acid-soluble spore protein Tlp: MKHNKDDRSDNVERIQYNIDMTLENIHRAEDMIDETDDEKTIETLKARNERREGALNGMREEIKDEAMDKKDGYK, translated from the coding sequence ATGAAACACAATAAAGACGATAGAAGTGATAATGTAGAAAGAATTCAATACAATATAGATATGACTTTAGAGAATATTCATAGAGCAGAAGATATGATTGATGAAACAGATGATGAGAAAACGATAGAAACATTAAAAGCGAGAAATGAACGTAGAGAAGGTGCTCTCAATGGTATGAGAGAAGAAATTAAAGATGAAGCTATGGACAAAAAGGATGGTTATAAGTAA